From the Atribacterota bacterium genome, one window contains:
- a CDS encoding type II toxin-antitoxin system mRNA interferase toxin, RelE/StbE family, translating into MKIRYHPKVKSEDIPGLSPDISKRIQNAIQERLIANPIKYGLYLHGSLKGYRKLRVGDWRIIYRVVHNEIRILAIGNRKDVYQISDFRKSK; encoded by the coding sequence GTGAAGATAAGATATCATCCAAAAGTAAAAAGTGAAGACATTCCTGGACTTAGCCCGGATATATCAAAAAGAATACAAAATGCTATTCAAGAAAGATTAATAGCTAATCCGATAAAGTATGGTCTTTATCTTCATGGAAGCCTGAAAGGTTACCGGAAATTGAGAGTTGGTGATTGGAGAATCATCTACAGAGTTGTTCATAATGAAATTAGAATCTTAGCCATTGGTAATAGAAAAGATGTGTATCAAATTTCTGATTTTAGAAAAAGTAAATGA
- a CDS encoding antitoxin, RHH family protein: MSNQRTLVSLEPPVRDLIKKMAKERGISISSLCRDLIFEGLEILEDRYFDLIASQREKDFNWEDALSHEEVWNKG; encoded by the coding sequence ATGAGTAATCAAAGAACACTTGTTTCCCTGGAACCCCCAGTCAGGGATTTAATAAAAAAAATGGCAAAGGAAAGAGGTATCTCAATTTCAAGTTTGTGCCGTGATTTGATTTTTGAAGGATTAGAAATTTTGGAGGACAGGTATTTTGATTTAATTGCCTCCCAAAGAGAAAAAGATTTTAACTGGGAAGATGCATTAAGTCATGAAGAAGTATGGAATAAAGGATAA
- a CDS encoding type II toxin-antitoxin system HicB family antitoxin gives MYKYEVIVWWSEKDQAYIAEVPELPGCMSDGETYEDALKNIQIIISEWIEVAKELGREIPRHKGKLMYA, from the coding sequence ATGTATAAATACGAAGTGATTGTATGGTGGAGCGAAAAAGACCAAGCTTATATTGCCGAAGTTCCTGAACTTCCAGGGTGTATGAGTGATGGTGAAACTTATGAAGATGCCCTAAAAAATATTCAAATAATTATTTCTGAATGGATAGAGGTTGCCAAAGAATTAGGCAGAGAGATTCCTAGACATAAAGGAAAGCTAATGTATGCATAA
- a CDS encoding type II toxin-antitoxin system HicA family toxin translates to MKNILKNILSALSDKNIKFSDLRKFILYLGFSERIKGSHHIFFKKNISEIINLQSLKNGKAKAYQVKQVRNIIIKYELHKEEKNV, encoded by the coding sequence ATGAAGAATATTTTAAAAAATATATTATCTGCCCTTTCAGATAAAAACATAAAATTTTCAGATTTAAGGAAATTTATTTTGTATTTGGGGTTTAGCGAGCGAATTAAGGGAAGTCACCATATATTTTTTAAAAAAAATATTTCAGAAATTATAAACTTACAATCTTTAAAAAATGGAAAAGCCAAAGCATATCAGGTTAAACAAGTAAGAAATATAATTATAAAATATGAATTACATAAGGAGGAGAAAAATGTATAA